The genomic region AGTTGGTTTGCGAGAGATATGACTGCTGGAAGAGGTTTTATTGCAATAGCAGCATCAAATTTAGGAGCCCATTTACCTTTTGGTGTTTTTCTTGCTTCTCTTCTTTTTGGTATTTTAAACACAATTGCAATTTATCTTGCATCTCTTCAAATTCCATCTGAATTTATTCAAATGATTCCTTATATTGCAACAGTAATTACATTAACGATATATTCAATTCAGGCAGCAAGAAAAAGAAAGGAGAGATAATGAAAAAAATAATTCTTGATTGCGATCCAGGACATGATGACATGATAGCAATTATGCTTGCTTCATCAAGAAAAGAAATTGAAATTATTGGTATAACAACAGTTGCAGGAAATCAAACTGGAGATAAAACTTTTCAAAATGCTTTAAAAACATTAACATTAATTAACAGAAAAGATATAAAAGTTGCAAAAGGTTTTGATAAACCAATTTTAAGAGAACTTATAACTGCACCAAAAATTCATGGCATTTCAGGTCTTGATGGAGCAAATTTACCAGAACCTGAAATAGAACCTCTTAAAATTCATGCAGTTGATTTTATAATTGATACTCTTTTAAATTCAAATGAAAAAATTTATATTGTTCCAACCGGACCTTTAACAAATATTGCGATTTCCTTAATAAAAGAGCCAAAAATAAAAGAAAAAATTGAAAAAATAGTTTTAATGGGAGGTGCAATTTTTGATTCAAACATAACTCCTGCAGCAGAATTTAATATTTATGTTGATCCAGAAGCTGCAAAAATTGTTTTTAATTCAGGTATTCCGATAGTTATGGTTGGTCTTGATGTAACAAACAAAGCACTATTAACTTTTGATGATATAGAGAAAATAGAGAAAATGAATGGAAAAATTTCAAGTGTTGTTGGTCCGCTTTTAAGATTTTTCGCAAATGCAAATAAAGAGTTTTTTGGATTTAATGGTGCTCCAATTCATGATGCATTAACAATTTCTTATCTTATAGATGAGACAACTCTTACACTAAAAGAGTATTTTGTCGATATTGAAATTCAAGGAGAATTAACAAGAGGAAGAACTATAGTTGATGTATATGGAGTTTTAAAGAGAAAACCAAATGCATTTGTTGCAATAGATTTAGATTTAATTAAGTTTAAAAATATGATTTTTGAGATGATTGAGTTTTTAGATAAAAGTTAAAATTTGGAGGAATAAATGTTAATTAAAAATACAACAATAATAGATTTTAAAGATTTAAAAATAGAAAAAAATAAAGATATTTTAATTGATGGAAATAAAATTAAAAAAATTGGTGAAAATTTAGAAGGAGATGAAATTATTGATGGAAGTAACTTTTATACTCTGCCTGGTCTTGTAAATTGTCATTCACATGTTGCAATGACTTTAATAAGAGGATCTGCAGAGGATGTAAATTCAACAGATTGGTTTAATAAATACATTTGGATTTATGAAAAAAATTTAAGACCCCATTTTGTGTATTTTGGAACTCTTCTTGGTGCTGCAGAAATGCTTTTATCAGGAGTAACAACTGTTTTTGATCATTACTTTTATATGGATGAAGCGTATAAAGCATATGAAGAGGCTGGAATTAGAGCAGACCTTGCATGGGCTCTTTTTGGTGTTGGAGAAAATGAAGAAGAAAATTTTAAAAAGGCAATGGATTTCATTGAAAAATATAATGGGTTATCAGATAGATTAACAATTTCTCTTGGGCCACATTCTCCATATGTTTGCCCAGAAGATTTTTTAAAAAAGTTTTCAATGCTTTCTAAAGTTTATGAATTAAAAATTCATATTCATGCATCAGAAATGGAGTGGCAAGTTGAAAAAAGTATAAAAGAAAAGGGAAAAACGCCAATAAAACATCTTTATGATATTGGTCTTATTAAGGAAAATACTCTCATTGCACATGCATATAGGGCAAGAGATGAAGATTTAAAAATTATAAAAGACACGAATGCATTTATAGCACATGCACCTAAAACATTTATGAAATTTGGAGATCTTTCAGACATTTTATTTAGAATTCTAAAAGAGAAAGTAAGATGTGGTTTTGCAACCGATGGGGTTGTTTCTAATAACACTCTTTCTATTTTTGAAGCAGGAAGGTTAGCAGCACTAAATGCTAAAATTTCAAAATCTAATCCAGAAATCGCAAGAATAGAAGAATTAATGCCACTTTTCTCTTCAGGTGGCTCTCTTTTAACTCATTTAAAAATTGGAGAAATAAAAGAAGATTATGTTGCAGATTTAATTCTTATTAACAAAAATTCTCCCTCATTAAATCCAGAAATAAACATTTTTGCAAATCTTCTCTATTCAATATCTGAGAGAGACATTGATACTGTAATAGTTGATGGTAAAGTTGTTGTTAAAAATGGAAAATTATTAACAATTGATATTCCATACTTAATCAAAGAAATAAATAAAATAAAAGATATTATGCTTATTAGAAGTGATAAACCTATGCAAAAATTTGGAGAGTGAATTTTATGAGTGAAGCACATATTAAATGTGAAAAAGAAGATATATCAGAAAAAATTATTCTAGTCGGAAATCCAGATAGAGCAAAAAGAATAAATTTTGAATTTTTTAGTAATGGAAAACTTGTTAATGAATATAGATCACTTTTAGTTTATACTGGATTTTATAAAGATGATAGAATAACAGTTGCAACAACTGGAATGGGTTCTCCATCTGCTGCAATTGTTCTTGAAGAATTAATTAAACTTGGAGGAAAAATTTTTATTAGAGTTGGAAGTGCTGGTGGATTAAATCCAAAGATTCAAACTGGAGATATTGTTATTGCAACAAGTTCAATTAGAGATGATGGAACTTCAATTAAATATTTACCTCTTGGATTTCCAGCAGTTCCAGATTTTGATTTAACATCAATTTTAATTAAAAAGGCGAAAGAGAATTTTGATAGAATTTTTTATGGAATAGTACTCTCATCAGATGGTTTTTATGAAGGTTATGATAAAGAGATAATAAAAAAATATGTTGAATCAAATGTTCAAGCAGTTGAAATGGAAAGTGGAGTTGTCTTTATTGTTTCACAAAGGAGAAGAGTTAAGGCTGGCGCAATTTTTGTTATTGATGGAAATATTACTCTTGGTAAGATGAAAGAGAAGGGCAAAGAAAAAGAATTTAGTATGGGTGAATATATTGCGTCAAAAATTGCACTCGAAACACTTTCAGAATATAAAGTTATTTGGAAATAAATGAAATGTTTGACATAAGGAGTTATAAAAATGAAGATTTTAGAGAAAAAACGAAAAATAACAGGGTCTATATTTAACAAGAATTATGTTTAGAAAGTATCAATGTTTAAGAGTTATAGATGCCTCTATTATTATCAAAAATAGTCTAATATTTTTTAAAACATAAAATTTTTCTTTAATATTCATTATTCATCATATTGATTTATTTACTCTTTTGGATATTAAAAGCAAGAATTAAAGAATTAGTTTTAATTTATAAAAAATATAGGGAAAGGGTTTAGAGCAAATAATATAAGAAAATTGTAAAATAAAACAAAAGGATTCCTTTTTAGTATGAAAAATGTCTGATTCAGCGTGATGAAAGAAGATAGTAAAAAAGATAAAAATGAGGATACAAATTTATATTCTGATAATTTTATTAAAAAGTGCTTTGAATTCTATTGATTATGACTGATAGGGCTTGACATACAAATTCGATTGGATTATTATTAAGTCCAAAGTTTTAGGTATAGTAAGTTATTTCTCAAAAAGGAGGTAATAAATGTTATTACAAAATCAAGATATAAATTTGATCACAATTTGTTCAAATATGAATTTAATCACTATTTATAAACCAAAATGTCTTCAATCTTTTGCTTTTTTACAAAATAAATATAAGTTTGTCAAAAAATTACTACAATTTAAAGGAGGAATCAATGAACCAATCTCAAAATAAACATAAAAATCACCACAATATGCATATGACTCATAAATACATACACTCCAAAACAGATACCCCAAAAAATCATTCAATAAGACATACAGATCACACAGGACACGAGCAGATGTTCCGTAAACGTTTCTGGATATGTTTAGTTCTTAGTGTACCAGTTGTA from Caldisericia bacterium harbors:
- a CDS encoding nucleoside hydrolase, with amino-acid sequence MKKIILDCDPGHDDMIAIMLASSRKEIEIIGITTVAGNQTGDKTFQNALKTLTLINRKDIKVAKGFDKPILRELITAPKIHGISGLDGANLPEPEIEPLKIHAVDFIIDTLLNSNEKIYIVPTGPLTNIAISLIKEPKIKEKIEKIVLMGGAIFDSNITPAAEFNIYVDPEAAKIVFNSGIPIVMVGLDVTNKALLTFDDIEKIEKMNGKISSVVGPLLRFFANANKEFFGFNGAPIHDALTISYLIDETTLTLKEYFVDIEIQGELTRGRTIVDVYGVLKRKPNAFVAIDLDLIKFKNMIFEMIEFLDKS
- a CDS encoding amidohydrolase produces the protein MLIKNTTIIDFKDLKIEKNKDILIDGNKIKKIGENLEGDEIIDGSNFYTLPGLVNCHSHVAMTLIRGSAEDVNSTDWFNKYIWIYEKNLRPHFVYFGTLLGAAEMLLSGVTTVFDHYFYMDEAYKAYEEAGIRADLAWALFGVGENEEENFKKAMDFIEKYNGLSDRLTISLGPHSPYVCPEDFLKKFSMLSKVYELKIHIHASEMEWQVEKSIKEKGKTPIKHLYDIGLIKENTLIAHAYRARDEDLKIIKDTNAFIAHAPKTFMKFGDLSDILFRILKEKVRCGFATDGVVSNNTLSIFEAGRLAALNAKISKSNPEIARIEELMPLFSSGGSLLTHLKIGEIKEDYVADLILINKNSPSLNPEINIFANLLYSISERDIDTVIVDGKVVVKNGKLLTIDIPYLIKEINKIKDIMLIRSDKPMQKFGE
- a CDS encoding nucleoside phosphorylase, producing the protein MSEAHIKCEKEDISEKIILVGNPDRAKRINFEFFSNGKLVNEYRSLLVYTGFYKDDRITVATTGMGSPSAAIVLEELIKLGGKIFIRVGSAGGLNPKIQTGDIVIATSSIRDDGTSIKYLPLGFPAVPDFDLTSILIKKAKENFDRIFYGIVLSSDGFYEGYDKEIIKKYVESNVQAVEMESGVVFIVSQRRRVKAGAIFVIDGNITLGKMKEKGKEKEFSMGEYIASKIALETLSEYKVIWK